In Paraglaciecola sp. T6c, the sequence AAGTTGTTTCGTACGTGATGAGCTTCGGCGCAAAAGGTTTTGTACCTAAGTCCAGCCCTACTTTGATGATTGCTGATGCCTTGAAAACAATCATGAGCGGTGAAATTTGGTTAACTGAAGAGTTAAAAGCACAGATTGCCCAAATTGACGGTGAAGAACTCAACTTAGCGCAACGAATTGCAGAATTAACGCCTAAGCAATTTCAGGTGTTAAAGCTAATCCATGATGGTTTATTAAATAAACAAATTGCTCACGAATTAAATGTCACTGAAGCGACCGTTAAAGCGCATATCAGTGCAGTATTTAGAAAACTAGAAGTTAATACTCGAACTCAAGCAGTATTGCTGCTTAAAAAGTTAAATTTAGAAGATTAGTCCCCACCTCTAAATAACGTTAGTCACCTTTAGTGACTAACGTTATCTTGTTCCGAACTTTTATCGCTCCAGCGAGTTATTCACTCTGGTTAGTTCCTGAGAAGTTTAACGGTAAACCATTCAATAGCTTTTGATTAAAACTATGAAAACGTTGAATTGCAGAAATTAAATCTGGTGTGTGAACATCGCCCATTTGATTAATCAATCCATTAATCAAATCGTCATACTGTTCACCGCTTTCAAGCTTTTGCCTCGATTGCTCAAAAACATCCAGCATTTTATCTAGATAATGCGCGACCGGTTTAACCGTCTTATTAGGGTCTCCTCTAGGGTCATCTTCACTGAAATGAGAAACCGATTCATACGCCTGAATAGATTGGGTTTGCTCTTGTCTAGTTAATTGTAAAGCAAAACCGGTTAGCTCTTTTTCATCATATCCCAACTTTAATGCTTGATTGAATGCTGACTCAATATCACCGTTGAAGAATTCATCAGCTAAATCGCTGGCGTCAGCAACCAATGTACCTATCGCCTTTAATTCGTCTTCGTCTAACTCCCCCTGCAAAGTGAAAGACAGTGCATTACTGCTAATGTGCTCATAACGTTGCGTTGAAGTGACTTTAGCTGTCACGTTGTTACTTGCATCATCGCTTTCTTGTACTGAAGATTGCGTTACGCCCTTTTGCTCAGCGCTATCAAGGTTCGGCTCATCAGCCACGTCGTTTTCGGCTATATCTTGTGCATTGTTTACCGATTGAGGTTTCGATGGCTCTACTGGCTGCTGAAACACTTGTTCTTCTTCAACTTTTACCAGCAACTTTTGGTTTAACTCAAAGCTTTCCAAGTCTTCAAAGCGAATGTTAACTTCGTCACCATCCAACGTACGAATACGTAACTCACCCGTGTCACGGCGTTGATAGTTCACTTGATTCTCCAACGAAACGTTAGACGTGCCGACATCGCTCGCT encodes:
- a CDS encoding LuxR C-terminal-related transcriptional regulator, with the translated sequence MAKFLIADDHPLFREALVGALSPLFEDIEILQSDSLDSTLMTLHENPDIDLILLDLHMPGCENFYGLIRVTQDYPEIPVAVVSASDSIEVVSYVMSFGAKGFVPKSSPTLMIADALKTIMSGEIWLTEELKAQIAQIDGEELNLAQRIAELTPKQFQVLKLIHDGLLNKQIAHELNVTEATVKAHISAVFRKLEVNTRTQAVLLLKKLNLED
- a CDS encoding DUF5610 domain-containing protein, with amino-acid sequence MNINEIKAFMREKPAHLGEANSFQNQLRDSGLEQASTLAGDKASLSGALSSHSFFAGQVLTNSMNHSVSVGASKLQLRVPQQADEEETNKSLFDFEEVARNVLNFVGGAIKNAQGKGADDDALNALFEQARSGVLKGIGMAEKDLAGVMNDDIKNGISRSQELIDTGLQKLRDSIFSETQEASDVGTSNVSLENQVNYQRRDTGELRIRTLDGDEVNIRFEDLESFELNQKLLVKVEEEQVFQQPVEPSKPQSVNNAQDIAENDVADEPNLDSAEQKGVTQSSVQESDDASNNVTAKVTSTQRYEHISSNALSFTLQGELDEDELKAIGTLVADASDLADEFFNGDIESAFNQALKLGYDEKELTGFALQLTRQEQTQSIQAYESVSHFSEDDPRGDPNKTVKPVAHYLDKMLDVFEQSRQKLESGEQYDDLINGLINQMGDVHTPDLISAIQRFHSFNQKLLNGLPLNFSGTNQSE